One genomic window of Meles meles chromosome 15, mMelMel3.1 paternal haplotype, whole genome shotgun sequence includes the following:
- the MTHFD2 gene encoding bifunctional methylenetetrahydrofolate dehydrogenase/cyclohydrolase, mitochondrial, whose translation MAAVSVVSTLATRLLRPAQSCRLRHRPFHLSVVRNEAVVISGRKLARQIKQEVRQEVEEWVASGNKRPHLSVVLVGENPASHSYVLNKTRAAAEVGINSETIVKPASVSEEELLNLINKLNNDDDVDGLLVQLPLPEHIDERKICNAVSPDKDVDGFHVINVGRMCLDQYSMLPATPWGVWEIIKRTGIPTLGKNVVVAGRSKNVGMPIAMLLHTDGAHERPGGDATVTISHRHTPKEQLKKHTVLADIVVSAAGIPNLITADMIKEGAAVIDVGINRVQDPITAKPKLVGDVDFEGVRKKAGYITPVPGGVGPMTVAMLMKNTIIAAKKVLRLEDQEVLKPKERGVATS comes from the exons ATGGCAGCCGTTTCCGTCGTGTCCACGTTGGCCACCCGGCTGCTCCGGCCCGCGCAGAGCTGCCGCCTCCGTCATCGCCCCTTCCACCTCTCGGTAGTTCG AAATGAAGCTGTTGTCATCTCTGGAAGGAAACTTGCCCGGCAGATCAAGCAGGAAGTGCGGCAGGAGGTGGAAGAATGGGTGGCGTCTGGCAACAAGCGGCCGCACCTGAGCGTGGTGCTGGTGGGCGAGAATCCTGCAAGTCACTCCTACGTCCTCAACAAGACCCGGGCAGCTGCAGAAGTGG GAATCAACAGTGAGACAATTGTGAAACCAGCTTCAGTGTCAGAGGAAGAACTGTTGAATTTAATCAATAAACTAAATAACGACGATGATGTAGATGGCCTCCTGGTTCAGCTGCCTCTTCCAG AGCACATCGACGAGCGGAAGATCTGCAACGCTGTTTCCCCAGACAAGGATGTGGATGGCTTTCACGTAATTAACGTAGGACGAATGTGTCTGGACCAGTACTCCATGTTACCAGCTACACCATGGGGTGTCTGGGAAATAATTAAGCGAACTG GCATTCCAACCCTAGGGAAGAATGTGGTTGTGGCTGGGAGGTCAAAAAATGTTGGAATGCCCATTGCAATGCTGCTGCACACAGATGGGGCACACGAACGCCCTGGAG GTGATGCCACTGTTACCATATCTCATCGACACACTCCCAAAGAGCAACTGAAGAAACATACAGTTCTTGCCGACATCGTGGTGTCCGCTGCAG GCATTCCAAATCTGATCACAGCAGATATGATCAAGGAGGGAGCTGCAGTCATCGATGTGGGAATAAATAGAGTTCAAGATCCCATCACTGCTAAACCCAAGTTAGTTGGAGATGTGGATTTTGAAG GAGTCAGAAAGAAAGCTGGTTACATCACTCCAGTCCCGGGGGGTGTTGGTCCCATGACGGTGGCAATGCTGATGAAGAATACCATTATTGCTGCAAAGAAGGTGCTGAGGCTTGAAGATCAGGAAGTATTGAAGCCTAAGGAGCGTGGAGTAGCAACTAGTTAA